The Bradyrhizobium oligotrophicum S58 genome contains the following window.
TTCCAGGAGCGCGGAGATCAGCTCCTCGTCCTCGACCAGAACGCCGCCGCCGACCTTGCCGAGGCGATAGCTCTCATTGATGCGCACCAGCCAGGGCGAGGTGAAGACGTGGACGCGCAGGCCTGCGGCTTCGAGCATCGCCCTGAGATAGGCGACCGTGGAGCCCTTGCCGTTGGTGCCGGCGACATGAATCACCGGCGGCAGCTTGCGCTCGGGATGATCGAGCTGGCCGAGCAGCCGGTGCATCCGCTCGAGCCCGAGCGAGATCCGGCTTGGATGCAGCGCGGAGAGACGGGCGATCAGCTCGTCGAGCGAAGGTTGCTGCGGGGCGTCCGGTTGGCTCACGCTGTGGGCGCGACCGCCGGCGCATCGGCCGCTTCGACAGCCTTGGCCGGCGGCGGCAGCTGCGGCGCGGGCTTGGCCTGTTCGACGGCCGGCGCCTTGGTCAGCAGGCGGCAGAGCCGCGCCAGGGTCGGACGCAGATCATGACGATGCACGACCATGTCGACCATGCCGTGGTCGAGCAGATACTCGGCGCGCTGGAAGCCTTCCGGCAGCTTCTCGCGGATGGTCTGCTCGATCACGCGCGCGCCGGCGAAGCCGATCAGCGCACCGGGCTCGGCAATGTGGACGTCGCCCAGCATCGCGTAGGAGGCCGTGACACCGCCGGTGGTCGGATTGGTCTGCACCACGATGTAGGGCAGCTTCGCTTCGCGCAGCATCTGCACGGCGACCGTGGTGCGCGGCATCTGCATCAGCGACAGGATGCCTTCCTGCATGCGGGCGCCGCCGGAGGCTGCAAAGACAATGAAAGGCGACTTCTTCTCGAGCGCAAGCTCCAGCCCGCGCACGATCGCCTCGCCGGCGGCCATGCCGAGCGAACCGCCCATGAAATCGAAATCCTGCACGGCAATGACGGCGCCCATGCCTTCGAGCTTGCCGTAGCCGACCTTGACGGCATCGTTCATGCCGGTGCGTGCCCGCGCGTCCTTGATGCGGTCGGCATAGCGGCGCTCGTCACGGAATTTCAGCGGGTCGGGCGTGACCTCGGGAAGCGCAACGTCGAACCAGGTCTCGTTGTCGAACATCGACTTGAGCCGCGCCGACGCGCCCATGCGCATGTGGTAGTTGGAGCCGGGGATGACGAACTGGTTGGCCTCGACGTCCTTGTAGAACACGAGCTGTCCGGAATCCGGGCACTTGATCCAGAGATTCTCCGGCGTCTCGCGGCGGAGAATGTTGCGGATCTTCGGCCGGACCACGTTGGTAAGCCAGTTCATGATAAGCTCCGTTTTGCGGTCGCCCGGATATATGGCGGGACGGCAGCGTCACGGCAAGCCGGCCGCGACACCCGGTCGAATGGTGGTTGACGGCCTATTCCGCGGCCTGCTGGGCGCCGCGCACACCCTGGGCCAGGGCCGCGGCCAGATCGGCGACGGCGCTGACTGTCTTGGGCGTCGCTCGTCCCTCAGGATCGAGACTGGCGCGCAAGGCGTCGACCAAGGCAGTGCCGACCACGGCCCCGTCGGAATTGGCGGCGATGGCGCGGGCAGTCTCCGGTGTCCGGATGCCGAAACCGACGCAGACGGGCAGCGCCGTGTGGCGCTTGATCCGCGCCACGGCGGCGCCCACGGCGGACGAATCCGCCGCCGCGGCGCCGGTAATGCCGGTGATCGACACGTAGTAGACGAAGCCGGAGGTGTTCGCGAGCACCGCCGGCAGCCGCTTGTCATCGGTCGTCGGCGTCGCCAGCCGGATGAAGTTGAGTCCCGCCTTCAGGGCGGGGATGCAGAGCTCGGTGTCCTCTTCCGGCGGCAGGTCGACGATGATCAGGCCGTCCACCCCGGCGCTCTTGGCATCTTCGAGAAACCTGTCGACGCCATAGATGTAGATCGGATTGTAGTAGCCCATCAGCACGATCGGCGTGGCCGCGTCGCTGTCGCGGAAGCTGCGCACCAGCTGCAAGGTCTTCTTCAAGGTCATGCCGGCCTTGAGCGCACGCAGGCCGGCCGCCTGAATCGACGGACCGTCGGCCATCGGATCGGTGAACGGCATGCCGATCTCGATGATGTCGGCGCCGGCCTGCGGCAGCGCCTTGACGATCGCGAGCGACGTCTCCGGATCGGGGTCGCCAGCCATCACGAAGGTGACGAACGCCGAGCGGCCTTCCTGCTTCAACTGCGCGAACCGCGCTTCCATCCGGCTGGTCACTGTGCTCTGGCCCTTCCTCGCAGGATATCGCCGACTTGCGGCACGTCCTTGTCGCCGCGGCCGGACATGTTGACCACCATGAGATGATCCCTCGGCTTCTTCGGCGCCAGTTCCATCACCTTGGCGATCGCATGCGCCGGCTCCAGCGCCGGGATGATACCTTCGAGGCGCGACAGCAACTGGAACGCCGCCAGCGCCTCCTCATCGGTTGCGGAGAGGTAGTTCACGCGGCCGACGTCATGCAGCCAGGAATGCTCCGGCCCGATGCCGGGGTAGTCGAGGCCGGCCGAGATCGAATGCGCCTCTTCGATCTGCCCGTCTTCGTCCATCAGCAAATAGGTACGGTTGCCGTGCAGCACACCGGGACGACCGCCGGCGATCGAGGCCGCATGTAGCTGCGTCAGGCCGTGGCCCGCGGCTTCGACACCGTAGATCTCGACCGTGGGATCGTCCAGGAACGGGTGGAACAGGCCCATCGCATTGGAGCCGCCGCCGATGCAGGCGATCAGCGAATCCGGCAGGCGGCCTTCGGCCTCCTGCATCTGCGTGCGCGTCTCGCTGCCGATCACCGACTGGAAGTCGCGCACCATCATCGGATAGGGGTGCGGGCCGGCGACGGTGCCGATGCAGTAGAACGTGTCGTGGACGTTGGTGACCCAGTCACGCAGCGCCTCGTTCATGGCGTCCTTGAGCGTCTTGGCGCCGGACTGCACCGGCACCACCTTGGCGCCGAGCATCTCCATGCGGATCACATTCGGCTGCTGCCGCTCGACGTCGACGGCGCCCATGTAGACCACGCAGTCGAGCCCGAAGCGCGCGCACAGCGTCGCGGTGGCGACGCCATGCTGACCGGCGCCGGTCTCGGCGATGATGCGCTTCTTGCCCATGCGGCGCGCGACCATGATCTGGCCGAGCACGTTGTTGACCTTGTGCGAGCCGGTGTGATTGAGCTCCTCGCGCTTGAAGTAGATCTTGGCGCCGCCGAGATGCTCGGTCAGCCGCTCCGCGTAGTACAGCGGCGAGGGACGGCCGACATAGTGCTTGAGATAGCCCGTCATCTCGGCGTGGAACGCCGGATCGACCTTGGCCTCGGCGTACGCCTTTTCCAGGTCGAGGATCAGCGGCATCAGGGTTTCGGCGACGAAGCGGCCGCCGAAGATGCCGAAATGACCGCGGTCATCCGGACCGCTACGGTAGGAATTGGGAATGGCTGTCGTCATTGAACGCTCAACTCTTCAGCGGCCCGCGCCGCGCGAATGAAATTCCTGATCAGGTCGCAATCCTTCACACCCGGCGCCCGCTCGACGCCGGATGACACGTCGACGCCGCCGGCGCGCGTGATCCGCACGGCCTCGGCGATGTTGTCCGCGCTCAATCCACCCGACACCATGAACGGGCGGTCGAGCTTCAGCCCTTGGAGCAGATGCCAATCGAAAGTGGCACCGAGCCCGCCAGGCCGCGTCGCGTCCTTCGGCGCCCGCGCATCGAACAGGATGCGGTCGCAGACGTCGGCGTACCCCGCCAGCGGCGCGAGATCCGCTGATGTCTCGACCGGAATGGCCTTCATGACCGGCAGGCCGAAGCGCTGCTTGAGGTCGCGGATGCGCGCGATGCTTTCGCGGCCATGCAGCTGCAGCAGATCAGGCCGCAAGGTCTCGACGATGTTCTCGACTGTCGCGTCGTCGGCATCGACCGTCAGCGCGACCTTGAGCGCGCGGCCCTTGGCGGCACGGCCAAGCTCACGGGCGCCTGTGAGGTCGAGGTGGCGCGGGGACGGCGGAAAGAACACGAAGCCCACCATGTCGGCGCCCGCGTCGAGCGCCGCTGACAGCGTGTCGGGCGTGGTCAGGCCGCAGATTTTGACGAGCAGGGACATCGATGAACAACGCACGTCCGGGCGGAAAGGATCACCAGAGTCCGACGGCTTCCGAGGGCCGTTCGGGCTTTGCGCGCCTTCTACAACGCGGCGCCCTGCTTGTCTCGCCCATAAGGGGCGAAAAGCCGGGCCGGCGCGGCCGGAACCAGGGATTGTGCCGAGCCCTGGTTCGCACGCGCTGCGGCGGTCAGCTGAGCCACCTGCGCCCGGGCCGCTTCGGCTTCTGCGAGGTGGTGGCGCGCGGCCCGGCGCCATCGGCGCTGGCCGATCCAGGTGGCGCAGCCGCCGGCGATCACGCCCAGGATCGCGACTGCGATGATCAATGCGAACAGCGGGATCGAGACGGCGAGCGCCGGATCCGTCGCATTGAAGGGATCAAACGATACGGTAACGAAATGCCGGTTGGCGACCGCGAACACGACGAACAGCACCAGCAGCGGAAGGATGATCACGACGGTGAGGAATCTGCGCATGCGCTCGCTCGTATCGGTCAGGGCGGATTCGCCTCGAAATCAGCCGTCAAATGGCTGGCACGTCCGGCGCGAGACGCGTCACTCGTCCGTATCGTCAGCGTCAGAACCAGCGCCGTCGGGATGGTCCCGGTTCAGCCGCTCGCGCATTTCCTTGCCCGTCTTGAAGAACGGGACGCTTTTCTGGTCGACCGGGACATGGGCGCCAGTCCGCGGGTTGCGCCCGGCACGGGCGGGCCGATGCTTCACCGAGAAGGCACCAAAACCGCGTAGTTCGACGCGGTCGCCGCGCGCGAGCGCGGCCACGATTTCATCGAGGATCGCATTGACGATGTTCTCGACATCCCGCTGGTAGAGATGCGGGTTGTGCTCGGCGATACGCTGAACAAGCTCGGATTTAATCATCGAGAAAATGTACCCGGGGAGACGGATCCCATTTCCGTGAAAATATGCTGGACTGTCAAGACGCTAAATCATTCATCGCGGCCGTGAATCGGGTTTCGAGCCCCGACGCCGGACCCCGTCAAAGCACACGCGGAACGGGAAGATCGTCCTGAGGATGGTCTTGGCGAGTTTCAATTGCCCGACGCGGGCGTCCAGAGCGCGAGCATGCCGTCGAGGCCGATCCGATCGACCGCCTGGACGACGCCGGTGCGCTCGATCTGGCGGGCGATCCCGGAGAGGCCAACGGCATCGAGCGCCATCGAGGTCGCCGTTCGCAGGAAGGTGAGATCGCCGAACCGCGGCACGAGCTTGTAGTCGCGCACCGGCAGGTCCTTCTTGACGTTCTTGTTCGCCACGAGCCAGGCGACCGCCGTCTTCTCGTCGCCGAGCTCATCGATCAGCTTCAGCTCGATCGCCTGCCGTCCGGTGAAGACCCGGCCATCGGCGACCTTCTCCAGCAGCGCGTC
Protein-coding sequences here:
- the accD gene encoding acetyl-CoA carboxylase, carboxyltransferase subunit beta, giving the protein MNWLTNVVRPKIRNILRRETPENLWIKCPDSGQLVFYKDVEANQFVIPGSNYHMRMGASARLKSMFDNETWFDVALPEVTPDPLKFRDERRYADRIKDARARTGMNDAVKVGYGKLEGMGAVIAVQDFDFMGGSLGMAAGEAIVRGLELALEKKSPFIVFAASGGARMQEGILSLMQMPRTTVAVQMLREAKLPYIVVQTNPTTGGVTASYAMLGDVHIAEPGALIGFAGARVIEQTIREKLPEGFQRAEYLLDHGMVDMVVHRHDLRPTLARLCRLLTKAPAVEQAKPAPQLPPPAKAVEAADAPAVAPTA
- the trpB gene encoding tryptophan synthase subunit beta, with the translated sequence MTTAIPNSYRSGPDDRGHFGIFGGRFVAETLMPLILDLEKAYAEAKVDPAFHAEMTGYLKHYVGRPSPLYYAERLTEHLGGAKIYFKREELNHTGSHKVNNVLGQIMVARRMGKKRIIAETGAGQHGVATATLCARFGLDCVVYMGAVDVERQQPNVIRMEMLGAKVVPVQSGAKTLKDAMNEALRDWVTNVHDTFYCIGTVAGPHPYPMMVRDFQSVIGSETRTQMQEAEGRLPDSLIACIGGGSNAMGLFHPFLDDPTVEIYGVEAAGHGLTQLHAASIAGGRPGVLHGNRTYLLMDEDGQIEEAHSISAGLDYPGIGPEHSWLHDVGRVNYLSATDEEALAAFQLLSRLEGIIPALEPAHAIAKVMELAPKKPRDHLMVVNMSGRGDKDVPQVGDILRGRARAQ
- a CDS encoding integration host factor subunit beta, with the protein product MIKSELVQRIAEHNPHLYQRDVENIVNAILDEIVAALARGDRVELRGFGAFSVKHRPARAGRNPRTGAHVPVDQKSVPFFKTGKEMRERLNRDHPDGAGSDADDTDE
- a CDS encoding DUF1049 domain-containing protein, translating into MRRFLTVVIILPLLVLFVVFAVANRHFVTVSFDPFNATDPALAVSIPLFALIIAVAILGVIAGGCATWIGQRRWRRAARHHLAEAEAARAQVAQLTAAARANQGSAQSLVPAAPARLFAPYGRDKQGAAL
- a CDS encoding phosphoribosylanthranilate isomerase; translated protein: MSLLVKICGLTTPDTLSAALDAGADMVGFVFFPPSPRHLDLTGARELGRAAKGRALKVALTVDADDATVENIVETLRPDLLQLHGRESIARIRDLKQRFGLPVMKAIPVETSADLAPLAGYADVCDRILFDARAPKDATRPGGLGATFDWHLLQGLKLDRPFMVSGGLSADNIAEAVRITRAGGVDVSSGVERAPGVKDCDLIRNFIRAARAAEELSVQ
- the trpA gene encoding tryptophan synthase subunit alpha: MEARFAQLKQEGRSAFVTFVMAGDPDPETSLAIVKALPQAGADIIEIGMPFTDPMADGPSIQAAGLRALKAGMTLKKTLQLVRSFRDSDAATPIVLMGYYNPIYIYGVDRFLEDAKSAGVDGLIIVDLPPEEDTELCIPALKAGLNFIRLATPTTDDKRLPAVLANTSGFVYYVSITGITGAAAADSSAVGAAVARIKRHTALPVCVGFGIRTPETARAIAANSDGAVVGTALVDALRASLDPEGRATPKTVSAVADLAAALAQGVRGAQQAAE